Within the Candidatus Zixiibacteriota bacterium genome, the region GGAGGGGTCGTTTCTTCAGTGAAAAGAATGCTCGACAAAAAGGGCAACATGATGGCCTTCATCACCCTGGAAGACTACTCCGGCTCGGTGGAACTCATTGTTTTTGCCGAGTGTTACGACAAGAGCAAAGATTGTATCGTTGAGGAGCAGATGTGCCTGGTGACAGGACGGGTATCGACCCGCGAGGGTGAAGCTTCGAAAATCATCTGCTCCGAAGTGATGCCGCTGGAAAAACTTTCGGAACGGTTTAGCTGTCAACTGGTTATAAAGATTGATCGAGAGTGTTCCGACAGCAAGATTGAGAAGGCTCTGGATTCTCTGGACCAGTACAAAGGCGATGCTCCGGTGCTGTTGGCGGCTCAGGAAAACGGCTCGGAAGTCTATATCAAGTCTCGGAAATATGCCGTCAGACCGGATTTCGCGCTTTTGAACAGCCTCAAGGAATTGCTCGGTGAATCGGCGGCCTTCTTAAGACCGCTAAGCAAAAAGGACGAATTTCAATAAAACCGGAATCACTTATGAAAATTGCCAGGATCTCACTAATCGCCATACTCCTAACCGCACTCGCCTCTGTCGCGCTGTCGGGATCAAAAAATGAACCGGAGAAAGAAAAGAAACCGCCCGAAGAAACAAAGAAGGAAATAGTCTGGCTGTCCTACGATATCGCCCTCAAAAAAGCGAAAACAGAAGAAAAACACATATTTATCGATTTCACCGCCGCCTGGTGCGGATACTGCAAAAAAATGGATCGTGAAACATTCTCCGACCAGCGGGTGATTGATATCCTCAACAACGACTTCGTCCCGGTCAAGGTCGATGGCGAGTCGTCGAAAGAGCTGGATATCGACGGTTACAAAATAACAGAGCGGAATCTCGCCATTCGGGAATTCGGCGTGCGCGGCTACCCGACTTTCTGGTTTTTGAAATCCGATGGAAGCAAGCTCGCCCCCATCGGCGGGTATCGAACCACCGAATACATGCTCGAAGCCCTGACCTACGTCAAGGATTACAAATATCAGGATTCAACATCGACGGAAGGCGGCAAACAATAATCCGATAGTCTCTTCGGCGGCAAAAACACCCAGGGGGAAAACGCAATTTCCCCTTGCTCAGGCGTTAGTATTTATTAACTTACCGCCGGTGAATTCGAAAATTGACAAGAAGGAAAATTATATGCTTAGAAAATTCATCCACCTGAATCTGCTACTGGGGATAATGCTGCTTCTGGCATCGTGCGGTTCCCAGCAAGCGGCCGACCAGACTAACGATCAGTCCGCACAGAACAACCCAGCCGTCGACACCACCGGGACAATCGGCGAAAACGGCATGTTCGTCTTTAAGGCCTATGATCTTGAGGGCGGTCTCCGCGACTCGAGAGAGTGGGTCGGCAAAAAACCGGTAGTACTGAATTTCTGGGGCACCTGGTGCCCGCCCTGCCGCAAGGAAATACCCGACCTCGTTAAAGTCTATAACGAATACACCTCCGACCAGATCGAAATGATAGGCCTGGCGGTGCGCGACTCTCCCGAAAATGTCAGGACCTTCTCTGAGCAAAACGGCATGAACTGGATCATGCTCATGGGCGACCAGAACCTTGGAATACGCTACGGCATCACCGGCGTGCCAACGACGATCTTCATCGACCGCAATGGCAACGAAATCGGCCGCTTCGTCGGACCCCGCGATTACCAGACTTTCAAAGACGCCTTCGAACTGGCGCTTCGCAGCTAAGCCAATCAAATCACCGCAAACAACAAAGGGTGAACCGTAAATTCGGTTCACCCTTCTTTTATCCTTTTTATCCGCCTGTCAGGCTGCCTGACCTTTTCCCGAAACGAAAAGCTTCAGCATATACCAGACCAGACCGACAGCGACCAAAAATAGAATCAAAAATATCACGAAGATCGACCACTGCGGACTGACCGGAAGCGAAGCCGGGTCGAACTTGCCGTCCAGAAACAGCAACCTCACCGTGTGGCGAATCCATACCATTGCGATCATCGAAAGAAACAGCATAAGCGACGCCGCCAGAAACTTCTTCTTGAAGAAAAAGTGCAGCGAACCCAGTGAGAGAATAATCGCAATCAGCAATGCCCACGCCGCCGTACTCCGCATAAACGGCAGAATATACTCTCCGAACATGAACAGATAGGCCAGACCGATCACCATCGCCGCCACCATCCCCCACAGGTAGAATGTCTTTCCGATCTTGAAAGCGCCTTCGTCGTCTTTCCCCAGCAGCCCGACGAAAAAGCCACCCACCGTTATCGCTCCGAGGATCATATGGAGCCATCGGAAGATATAAGAGCCTAAATCTGGATTTATGATCAGTCCGCCCTGGTGGCCGGCATACATGGAGGCGTACAGCTCCGGCCGCTCCGCGAGGGAAAACACGGAACTGTATACGAATGAGATGTACAGAAGACCCACGAGCGTAATCCACAAAAATACGTTGACCCGCTTGTTCTCACGTCCGGTGACAAACGACGCCGCGTACATGAAATAATAGGCAATGATGGCCACCACGAATATCATCAGCCAGAACCATCCGCTGACAATCGACGCGGCATACACCGGCTTGGCTAAAACAAGCTGGGCGAACAGTAGTGGCGCCACGCCGATAGTGACCGTAGCCGCCATGATATTCGGAAAGAGCTTGATGAACTTCTGCACCACCGGGTGACTCCATCGATCGTTGAATTTCCCGAACAGCAGAATTATCACTCCGCCAAGAAGAAAATTCATCGCCACCAGATGCAGTGTCAGCGTCACTATGTGCAGCACGTTGACCAGCCAGAGAGGCGCCGACAGGAAATTGTAGTCAGGTAAATTCATTGCGTCCCCCCTTTGTTTAACGACAGCAGATATTCGATCAACGCCTTCCGCTCGACATCATCACCGGTAAACGCCGGCATCTCTTCGCCTAAATCAGCCGCCATATCCAGCAGGTCGCTGAGATCATCAGCCGTGAGCCCGGCCAGCGTTGCCCATTTATCATTGAAGCCGCCGATTTCATGACAACGACCGCAGCGGACCTCATAGACCTTCTTCCCGAGCGCCACACCGCTCAGCTTGTAGATTTCGCTCAGATGCCGATTGTCAAGTCTGGCGTAGAGATGCGCGGCAATCAGGTCTGCCTCCTGAGGAGTACCCGTGAATGGCGGCATATTGCCCTTGATTACGTTGATACCACGCACCGAAGCGGCGATGAAGGCCGTGTCGGTTCCATCGAGGGCCGGCTTGAGCGCCTTGTATCCGCCTCTGGTGTGACAGCTCCGACAGGCCCGCCGAAACAGGTCGGCCCCATCATCACCCGTGCGGAAAGTCATATGCTCCAGCATTCCTTCGCGGGTGTAAAGGTCGGCTTTGGCGACTTCGATGCCGTTTCCATACATGTAGCCCGAAATCACATACGGCTTGCGAATTGATTCGCGCAGCCACTCATACTCGCCGAACCAGCTCAAACCGAAAATCATAAGAAGAATCGCGGCGACCATGTTGTGACGTTTCGGAATGAGCAGCCCGAAGACAACAATCAAAACCAATATCAGACCGGCGTTCCAGAAAGACCCGTACAGACTCGCGATTGGTGTTGGCATCTGGGCCCAGGCGTTCTGCACGATGTCCGATGGAATGGCGTTCCAGTACCAGTAAAACGTAGGCACCATCACCGCCAATCCCACCAGCGCCCAGATCGCGTTGTACCTGACTACTCTGGCCTTGAATTCATCGGCTTTGTACCTCGCCGCTACAACCAGCGCATATAAACCGGCCAGCATAATAGAGATCCCGGTGCGCAGCCAGAGTGAGGACCAGAACGTGGGATTGAAAAATCCATCCCAGAAGTTTCCTGTGGCAAGCCAGTCACCCGGGGTCAACATGAAAGTTACGATTCCGTTGATGATGAACAACGACATCCACGCGGCGCCGAAATAAACCCAGCCGACAAACATGTGCGCTTTGGCCGACATCTTGTCCCAGCCGTAGAAATACACCAGGGCGGCCGTGATTTCCATCAAGAAGAACGTCCATTCCGTTGCCCAGCCCCAGACGAAGTTGTGAATCAGAGCCTCTGTCGCGGCCGGGTTCAACAAACCGATAACGAACCAGATGCCCACGCCGGTCAGAGCCCCGAACACCACGGTGACGAGAACGAAGAACTTGCTGAGCTTTTTCAAAAACCCCAGCATCAATTCGTCATTTTTCCTGCGAGCCGATCGCTCGGCTACCACAAGATAAAGACCGCCGCCGATCGCAAAGTGCGACACAAAGACGTGAATCACGGCTACGACAGCCATCAGTATCCCATAACCGATGTCCACGTCCCAGAAGGGATAGTTCATACCAGTAACTCCACTCCTTTTGGTAGTTTAATTGATTGTGGCTCTATTTTATAAAAACAAAATGCGTGACGCAAGTCTCATTGAGTCAAAAAGTGCAGCATAGGCCAAAAAAGTCCCCTTTTGGCTCAGGCATCCATCGACGGTCTCTTGGTAAAGTATTTGATGTTGTGCTCGCACCTGTAGCCGTTATTTTGAAAACATGAAATCGACGGATAGTTAATTTCCTCAATGAGTGCGCATATAACCACTGCCCCCCTTTCCCTTAAAAATTCCTCGGCGTGCGCAATAAGCTCACCGGCCAGCTGTTTTCCCCGAAAGTCCGGATCGATAGCCAGTCGATTTATCCATCCCCGGCGACCATCAAAATTCGCGATCACCACCCCGATCATCGCGTCATCTTCAAACAAACCATAAAAAGCGCAGATTGAATTGGCCATTTCCCTGGCCATCGACTCGCGGCTGTCACGTCCCTTTGGTTTGTAAGGCAGGCCGGCAATGGACCAAACCCTGATAATATCATCGTAGTCATCAATTGAAAGTATCCTAATCTCGCGGGCCATATTTTTCCTCCAGAATCGCCTTCAACGACGACCAGGCGAATTCGGATGCGAACGGCTCATCGTTCCAGTGTTCGCATCCGGTAAAATTGAGAAGCACGCCGCGCGCCGGCACGCCAACATCGGCCGCCGTGCGCATTCCCGAAGCCAGCATCATGATACACGCTATGCCGATAACGCTCAAGTCTTCCATCTTAGCGGCAAAGTATTCAATCTGTTCGGTCAGTTTGCGTTTGGAAAAGACAATCTTCAAACCGTATTTCGCGGCCAGATCACCAACCTGATATGCCTGACAGGTCGGCAAACACCTTTTGCAAAAATAGCCATACCGCTTTTCCACTTTCTCACACTCCTTCTCGTGAATAGAAAGGCAGTCCGGCATGATTATCAGGGTGTTTTTGGCCTTGTTGAATTTCTCCCGGTTGATCTGATCATAAATCTTGAAAGCGACCATCTCCAGCAGATACTTTTCTTTCTCCGACTGACGAAGCTCACTGTCATCGCGACCCGTGTCGGCTTTGGCTCGCTCGACAAAACCCTCGACTCGGGAAAACTCCTCGGAAAAAGTATCGAATCCCGACTTGATGAATTCGCTGACGAATTTATCTAGCTTTGCGGTGAAATCCGGTCCGAGACGGTAGGTGGGATGCTTGCTGTCCATGGGCCCAATATAGAAAAAGGGCCGCACGGGCGACACAATTTTATTTGCCCTCAAGGCTGGTGAGCGGTTTAAGCCTCTCTATGCCGCTTCTGGCCTGCTCTGACTGGGGATTGAGATTGAATGCGGTAATAAAATTCTGCTGAGCGCGCGCTGTTTGACCACTTTTCTCGTAGCAATTCCCCAGAGCCACGTAAATTAATGAACGATCGGTTGCTGTATTAGGGCAATGTCGAAGAGCCATCCGGAGGGTCTCCAGACTCTGCTCGAACTCATCTCTTTCTGTTTGAATCATGCCTTTCAGATAATAGGCTTGCCAACGGTCGGGGTTGAGCGATAGCTCTCTATCGACAATCGTCAGGCAGCTATCCAGCGAGCCTCGCCCGTACAACTCTTTTGCCTGTGAAAGCCGCGGTTCATCCGGCCTTGACTCTTTCTGGGCGGTCACGGCAACCGGATCAGCCACCGGCCTCTGGCCGAGATACCTGGCTTTTACGGTGTCCATACCGCCGCTACAGCCAAGGATAAGGCTCAGAATTGTGGCCATGCCTAAAGGTATAATATGCCTCATTATTACTGATTATCGGCGTTTCGGTGGACAATATTCAGAGGGAAAAATACTTCAAAAAGGCGTTGAATTAAGCTTATGAGCCGTAGTATTATAAGCAGGTATCAATAACTTTTGCGCGCGGGAGTTCACAGTGACTTATCAACCACCGCCCAGGTTTTTCAAAAATCCCGGCCTTGCCGCCGTGTTTTCGTTTTTCTATATGGGGCTGGGGCAGATCTATAACGGCCAGATAGCCAAAGGAATACTCTTCATCGTGGCTTACACAATCTCCTGGCTGTTTATTGCCTCAATCATACTGTTGCCAATCGGGATCATAAGTACCCCTGTCTTGTTTATCTACGGCATGTACGATGCCTATAAATCGGCCGAAAAAATCAATCGCGACATTGCCTCACAACCGCCTCACGGCAGCGGACCGGCCGTCAACTAAGATAAGACAGGCGGGGATATACCCGGACTTGACGATTGATGGGCAAAACGGCTATATTCCACCATGCTTCTGGCTATAGACATCGGCAACACCACTATCGTGGTAGGTCTTTTCAAAGAGACAATTCTTAAGGACCGCTTCAGCCTATCCACCCGGCACGGTATGACGGCCGATGAGGCCGGTTTTGTGATTACCGGCTGGCTCGAAAGAATGAGCCTGTCCGCTGAGGACGTGGAGGTTGTCATAATCAGTTCCGTCGTACCGCCGCTGACCACCACGTTTGAAATTACTTCGAAAAGGCACCTTGGTTGTCTTCCTATAATTGTATCGCACAAACTGAAATTGCCGATCACTATCGAAATTGACCAACCCGACCAGGTAGGCGCCGATCGAATCGCCAACGCGGTGGCCGGCTTCACCAAATTCGGCGGACCGGTCATAGTTGTCGATTTCGGCACCGCCACGAATTTTGATATCGTCGACAACAAAGCCGCCTACGTTGGCGGAATACTCCTGCCGGGCCCGGAAACATCCATGGCGGAGCTGGCAAAACGAGCGGCTCGCCTGTTCGAAGTTCGTATCGAGCCGCCAGATTTCGTAGTCGGCAAATCCACCGCGGGCGCCCTTAAGTCCGGGTTGTTTTACGGAACGATTGGACAGGTTGACTACTTGATTGATAAGGTCCTCGAAGAAACCGGCTTTAAAGGGTGCACGATTGTGGGCACCGGCGGCTTCTCGCGCGGCATCGACAAATATTCAAAACATATCAAGACGATAGAGCCGAATCTCACTCTCGAAGGTCTTCGGCTCATAGCCGGCCTTAACGCCAAATAAAAAGGCGCCTCTCGGGCGCCTTTATCGCTTTCATCGCAAACATCGCTTCAAAGCTTATAATACTGCTGGAAATCCAGCTCGAAACCTTTCGGAGCGTATTCCCCTTTTTCCTTGTTGAGGACATAGTCTTTGAAATAGTCTCCTGCCGCTATCTTGCGAATCATCCCCAGGAATCGGTCAATCTCATCTTTGGTATTGTATATACCGAACGACACGCGAATCGTCCCCGGCAGGTGAGAGCGGTCGCGGGCGAGAATCTCTTCTTCCAACACCCTCGATTCGTCGTCACTCACTTTCAACAGCGACTTGACATAAAGGTGAGCGCAGAAACAACCCGACCTCACCCCGATAGCTCCCTCATAGCTCAAAATCGCCGCTACCAACGCATGCGGCAAATCGCCGACATTCAGCGATATTACACCAAGCCTTTGGGCGGCATTCTTTGGGTCGGCGTCACCATAGAGCTCAACCGAAGGAATTTCTTTCAGCTTCTCCAGAGCATAGGCTGTCAACTGGGCCTCATGACGAATGATCTCATCCCAGCC harbors:
- a CDS encoding DUF255 domain-containing protein: MKIARISLIAILLTALASVALSGSKNEPEKEKKPPEETKKEIVWLSYDIALKKAKTEEKHIFIDFTAAWCGYCKKMDRETFSDQRVIDILNNDFVPVKVDGESSKELDIDGYKITERNLAIREFGVRGYPTFWFLKSDGSKLAPIGGYRTTEYMLEALTYVKDYKYQDSTSTEGGKQ
- a CDS encoding TlpA disulfide reductase family protein, which translates into the protein MLRKFIHLNLLLGIMLLLASCGSQQAADQTNDQSAQNNPAVDTTGTIGENGMFVFKAYDLEGGLRDSREWVGKKPVVLNFWGTWCPPCRKEIPDLVKVYNEYTSDQIEMIGLAVRDSPENVRTFSEQNGMNWIMLMGDQNLGIRYGITGVPTTIFIDRNGNEIGRFVGPRDYQTFKDAFELALRS
- a CDS encoding c-type cytochrome, whose product is MNYPFWDVDIGYGILMAVVAVIHVFVSHFAIGGGLYLVVAERSARRKNDELMLGFLKKLSKFFVLVTVVFGALTGVGIWFVIGLLNPAATEALIHNFVWGWATEWTFFLMEITAALVYFYGWDKMSAKAHMFVGWVYFGAAWMSLFIINGIVTFMLTPGDWLATGNFWDGFFNPTFWSSLWLRTGISIMLAGLYALVVAARYKADEFKARVVRYNAIWALVGLAVMVPTFYWYWNAIPSDIVQNAWAQMPTPIASLYGSFWNAGLILVLIVVFGLLIPKRHNMVAAILLMIFGLSWFGEYEWLRESIRKPYVISGYMYGNGIEVAKADLYTREGMLEHMTFRTGDDGADLFRRACRSCHTRGGYKALKPALDGTDTAFIAASVRGINVIKGNMPPFTGTPQEADLIAAHLYARLDNRHLSEIYKLSGVALGKKVYEVRCGRCHEIGGFNDKWATLAGLTADDLSDLLDMAADLGEEMPAFTGDDVERKALIEYLLSLNKGGTQ
- a CDS encoding GNAT family N-acetyltransferase translates to MAREIRILSIDDYDDIIRVWSIAGLPYKPKGRDSRESMAREMANSICAFYGLFEDDAMIGVVIANFDGRRGWINRLAIDPDFRGKQLAGELIAHAEEFLRERGAVVICALIEEINYPSISCFQNNGYRCEHNIKYFTKRPSMDA
- a CDS encoding DUF116 domain-containing protein, with translation MDSKHPTYRLGPDFTAKLDKFVSEFIKSGFDTFSEEFSRVEGFVERAKADTGRDDSELRQSEKEKYLLEMVAFKIYDQINREKFNKAKNTLIIMPDCLSIHEKECEKVEKRYGYFCKRCLPTCQAYQVGDLAAKYGLKIVFSKRKLTEQIEYFAAKMEDLSVIGIACIMMLASGMRTAADVGVPARGVLLNFTGCEHWNDEPFASEFAWSSLKAILEEKYGPRD
- a CDS encoding type III pantothenate kinase codes for the protein MLLAIDIGNTTIVVGLFKETILKDRFSLSTRHGMTADEAGFVITGWLERMSLSAEDVEVVIISSVVPPLTTTFEITSKRHLGCLPIIVSHKLKLPITIEIDQPDQVGADRIANAVAGFTKFGGPVIVVDFGTATNFDIVDNKAAYVGGILLPGPETSMAELAKRAARLFEVRIEPPDFVVGKSTAGALKSGLFYGTIGQVDYLIDKVLEETGFKGCTIVGTGGFSRGIDKYSKHIKTIEPNLTLEGLRLIAGLNAK